In Nicotiana tabacum cultivar K326 chromosome 2, ASM71507v2, whole genome shotgun sequence, the following proteins share a genomic window:
- the LOC107796466 gene encoding putative membrane protein At3g27390, giving the protein MEVPVGFLAKLWSFISFLPFFFLLFLLGLLKGLIIGPIVTVIIAVGNSAVVIGLWPAHFIWTYYCVTKTKKLGWVLKIALLVSLPVPLILWPIIAIIGSLLGGIGYGFFAPLIATFEAIGENITLKIFHCFVDGCISTLKGSCTVVRDFTDFCFHSYFSYMDELSEEMDPDEKPMEVKLSKLPSCVLVSLLAIPVDVPFITALALWKSPFMLFRGWKRLLEDLIGREGPFLETVCVPFAGLAILLWPLAVAVSVVASFFSSFALALYSGVVVHQEDSFRMGLAYILAAVSIFDEYTNDLLDMREGSCFARPQYRRNMSSSGCLESKNSIEQKIEKEGSRSLKLISHGSRTLKQTIQQYTPMQVWGWLFKSCEVNGRILLREGLIDVKDIEECIVKGDCKKLGIKLPAWSILQCLLISAKSDSPGLLISDEVELTKSNWPKDKVFEWFLGPLLVMKEQIKKLQLREDEEISLRTLVMGCKNERPEEWDNTGFPSTDTVRRAQLQAVIRRLQGIVGSLSRVPTFRRRFKNLVKVLYLEAIQIGLVADNDGGSSKAGNSNRRQRVKGDTRNKDEGEENEESSRDGDSIV; this is encoded by the exons ATGGAAGTACCAGTAGGGTTCTTGGCTAAGCTTTGGAGCTTTATAtcatttcttcctttcttcttcttgctCTTCCTCCTTGGCCTTCTCAAAG GATTAATAATTGGTCCCATTGTCACAGTTATAATAGCAGTTGGGAATTCAGCGGTTGTAATTGGGCTATGGCCTGCACATTTTATTTGGACCTACTACTGTGTGACAAA AACAAAAAAACTTGGATGGGTTTTGAAGATTGCATTACTGGTTTCATTGCCAGTTCCTCTGATTCTTTGGCCCATAATAGCCATTATTGGGAGTCTACTGGGTGGGATAGGGTACGGTTTTTTCGCCCCGCTGATAGCAACTTTTGAGGCTATTGGAGAAAATATCACATTGAAGATCTTCCACTGCTTTGTG GATGGTTGTATTTCCACTCTTAAAGGGAGCTGcacagtagtacgggattttacAGACTTTTGCTTCCACTCTTACTTTTCTTACATGGACGAGCTTTCTGAGGAAATGGATCCAGACGAGAAACCAATGGAAGTGAA GTTGTCAAAGCTGCCAAGTTGCGTGTTGGTTTCTCTGCTCGCAATTCCAGTGGATGTGCCCTTTATTACAGCGCTTGCTCTTTGGAAGAGCCCGTTCATGCTGTTTAGGGGTTGGAAGAGGCTACTAGAAGACTTAATTGGAAGGGAAGGCCCATTTTTGGAGACGGTTTGTGTTCCATTTGCTGGTCTTGCAATCCTTTTGTGGCCTTTAGCTGTTGCTGTATCTGTGGTGGCATCTTTTTTTTCAAGTTTTGCTCTTGCGCTTTACAGCGGGGTGGTGGTCCATCAG GAAGACTCATTTCGCATGGGACTTGCGTACATCCTAGCAGCCGTTTCCATATTTGACGAATACACAAATGACCTACTTGACATGAGGGAAGGGTCATGCTTCGCGAG GCCTCAATATCGAAGAAATATGAGCTCATCCGGATGCCTTGAGAGTAAGAACTCAATTGAGCAGAAGATTGAAAAAGAAGGATCACGCAGCTTGAAACTTATCTCGCATGGATCAAGAACCTTAAAACAGACCATCCAACAATATACGCCCATGCAG GTATGGGGTTGGCTCTTTAAATCCTGTGAGGTTAACGGCAGAATACTCTTACGTGAAGGCTTGATAGATGTCAAAGATATTGAGGAATGTATCGTCAAGGGGGACTGTAAGAAGCTAGGCATCAAATTACCTGCTTGGTCAATTCTACAGTGTCTGCTTATATCTGCAAAATCCGACTCGCCAGGCCTGCTTATCT CTGATGAAGTGGAATTGACAAAGTCTAACTGGCCAAAGGATAAAGTATTCGAGTGGTTTCTTGGGCCGCTCTTAGTCATGAAGGAACAAATAAAAAAACTGCAATTGCGAGAAGATGAAGAAATTAGCTTGAGGACGTTGGTAATGGGGTGCAAAAATGAAAGACCGGAGGAATGGGATAACACAGGATTTCCATCCACTGATACTGTGAGGAGAGCACAATTGCAAGCTGTAATTAGGAG GTTGCAGGGCATTGTCGGTTCATTATCCCGGGTGCCAACATTCAGAAGACGCTTCAAGAATTTGGTGAAGGTGTTGTATTTGGAAGCAATCCAGATTGGTCTTGTGGCTGATAATGATGGTGGAAGCTCAAAAGCTGGAAATAGCAATAGGCGCCAACGTGTAAAGGGGGATACGAGAAATAAAGATGAGGGAGAGGAAAATGAGGAAAGCAGTCGAGATGGTGATAGTATTGTGTGA